One window of Trifolium pratense cultivar HEN17-A07 linkage group LG5, ARS_RC_1.1, whole genome shotgun sequence genomic DNA carries:
- the LOC123885686 gene encoding glutamic acid-rich protein-like — protein MEMVVNNSQAPEKKGKKVELEKEEPLDSLAEKHLQQRLVEEADVKDISSSVTAIANEKIKAEKEANAGKKNTAHQWTPNFKLKVISKDGKRLRVVLIGQGEGEGEDEDEEEDEDEDEDEDEDEDEDEDEDEDEDEDEDEDEAEDEDEKEDEDEDEEKEEEKEEEDNFPYCFCFPINADYSVTGFTA, from the exons ATGGAGATGGTTGTG AACAATTCGCAAGCTCCTGAAAAGAAGGGAAAGAAAGTCGAGCTAGAAAAGGAAGAACCACTGGATTCTTTGGCTGAAAAACATCTTCAACAAAG ACTAGTTGAAGAAGCAGATGTCAAAGATATCTCATCTTCCGTGACTGCCATTGCAAATGAAAAGATAAAAGCAGAGAAAGAAGCCAATGCTGGTAAAAAGAATACAG CACACCAATGGACACCTAATTTTAAACTTAAAGTTATATCCAAAGATGGTAAACGACTTAGAGTTGTATTGATCGGTCAGGGTGAGGGTGAGGGTGAGGATGAGGATGAGGAGGAggatgaggatgaggatgaGGACGAGGACGAGGACGAGGACGAGGACGAGGACGAGGACGAGGACGAGGACGAGGACGAGGACGAGGACGAGGCTGAGGACGAGGACGAAAAGGAggatgaggatgaggatgaggaaaaggaggaggagaaggaggaggAGGACAATTTTCCTTACTGCTTTTGTTTTCCGATCAATGCAGATTATTCAGTAACGGGATTCACCGCATAA